Within Deltaproteobacteria bacterium, the genomic segment CACCGACTGCCATGCGGTATCGAGCACCACCTGCGTGGGCGCGGCGGTCGCGTCTCGAATTTCCCGGATGACCTCGATTTCGAGCAGCCGCAGTTCCCGGTAGGCGATGATGAGGAAGTTGCCGCAGCCGCAGGCCGGATCCAAGAACGTCATGCCGCCGAGCTTCGCTTGAAACCGTCGAAGCTCAGCCAGACGCCTACTGTCCTTGCGAGACTTCAATCGCTCGAACTCGGCTCGAAGGTCGTCCATGAACAGCGGCTCGATCACCTTGAGGATGTTCTTCTCGGTCGTGTAGTGCGCTCCCTGGGCGCGGCGTTCCGCCGGGTCCATCACCGACTGGAAGAGCGCGCCGAAGATCGCAGGCGAGATGTTCGACCAGTCAAAGCGGCAGGCATCCAGCAGTGCGCCGCGCATCGCTGTGTCGAACGAGAACGTCCGCAGGTGTCCCTTGAACAGATCGCCGTTGACGTAGGGGAATCGCGCCAAGTCTTGATCAAGCGTGGCGGGACGCTGGTCTTCCGGCGTGTCGAGCACCTCGAACAGTTGTGCGAGCCACGGACCGAGATCGGCTCCGTCCTCGCCGGTGCGTGCCTCGACGAAATCCAAGAAGATGTCGCGCGGCTCGAACACTCCGGTGTCGTCCGCGAACATGCAGAACACGATCCGTACGAGGAAGCGTTCCAGATCGTGCCCTCCGTGGCCCGCGTCCGCGAGCGCATCGTGCAGCCGCCCGACCAGCTCGGCAGCCTCAATGTTCGCCGGGTCCTGATCACGGAAGGTCCGACGCTGCACGCCGAGGATGAAGCCGAACGCCTCGACATGGACGGGCAGGTCCGCCAACGGGAAAGTGACGGCCTCTCGCTCGTCGAGATCGTGAAGCTCGAAGGTCTGGAAGTCGCTTACCAGTATGAAGCGCGGACGGTCGCGCTCCGGTAGCGCGTCGAAATACTCCCCTGCCTGTTCGTATGCCGCGTTCAGATTGCGCCCGGCGCTCTTCTGTTCGACGAGCAGGACGCCCGGCCAGAACAGGTCGATGAAGCCCGATCGGTTGTCGAGCTTCGCGACATGGGCCTCGTAGCGCGCGACGCTTCGCCGTTGAACTCCGAACACCTGGAAGAAGGCGTTGTAGAAGCTCTGGGTCTCGCCCTTCTCGTAGGCCGCGTCTCGCCAATCATTGGCGAAGGCCGCGGCGCGGGCGCGAACTTCGTTCCATGACAGGCGCATGGCCTAAATGCTGTCCTGATCGAAGTAGTCCTGGTCGATCCGCTTTATCTCAAAACGGTCGCGGGTGCGCACGCCGACGTTGTGCTGGACCATGAGACGGGCCAGTTCTTCGCCATCGATCAGGACGATGCGCTTGGGACTTCGCTCTACGTAGTCCCTAGCGGACTTCGTGAAAACGGCGGTGGTGACGAATACGCCCTTGGTCGTACCTGCTGCGTCGATGGCGCCCGCGAAGTTGCGGAGATCACCTTCGCCGACGGCCCTCCCCTCGGCGTACTTCTTGGCCTGTACATAGACCTCGTCCAGGCCGAGCGCGTCTTCCCGGATGGTGCCGTCAATGCCCCCGTCGCCAGTGCCGCCTGTCACGCGTCCCCTGTCGGCATCCCCGCCGCCATAGCCCATGGAGCGAAGCAGATCGACGGCTACCTGCTCAAGAACCGCGGGAGCTGCTCGACGGACCCGGTCCAGTAGTTCAACCTCCAGCATCGCGCGCATCTCATCGGCGGCGCGGGTCAAGGTTTCCTCTGGAGTCTCCTTCGACCCGTCGCTCTCGTGCGCCGGATCGATTCGTGGCTGTCTTTCTCGCATCTTCCAGTCGGCGAATGCGGGATAGGTAGCAAGCACATGGTCGTCGACACGTTCCAAGCCCCGTGCCAGAAGCCGCCCGCCTTCGTCCGTCAGCCGGTATACGGCGCGGCGAACCCGTTCTACCAGCCCGGCGCGCTCCATGCCGAGCAGCGCCCAACCCACCCGGTTCGACAACACCGTCTGCCGGCCGCTTGGCAGCTTCTCCGATACCTCTTGGTCGGTCAGCTTTTCGGAGACGGCGACGCGTTCGCGGATTTCGCCAAGCGGGCTCTCCGCCCCGTCGGCAAGCGCCTTGAGGGTGGGAAGCATGAGCGACTGATAGTCACCGATCGGCATCGATCACCACCCCGTCACGCCACCGACTGTCTTGGAGTGACACGTTCGGCGATCTCGCAGCCAGTCTCGATCTCGGCCCGGCGAATCTCCCAGGTCTTTTGCAAGTTCATCCACAGTTGCGGTGTCGTCCCGAAATACCGCGCCAGACGTAGCGCCGTGTCCGCGCTGACGCCTCGCTGCCCGTTCAGGATCATCGTGACGCGGTTCACGGGGACTCCCAGCGCGTTCGCCAGCGCCTTGGCCGTTAGGTCGAGTTCTTCAAGTTCGTCGCGCAGTATCTCGCCCGGATGCACCGGCCTCATGCCGTTCCTCAAGTTCATGTTCGGCCCCCTTAGTGATAGTCCACAATCTCCACGTTGCACGGCCCGTCGTCGGTCCATCGGAAGCAGATTCGCCACTGAGCGTTGATCCGAATGCTGTACTGTCCGGCGCGGTCACCGCGCAACGCCTCAAGCCGGTTACCCCGCAACGCGGAAAGGTCTCGCAACGTCTCCGCGCTGTCCAGCAAGACCAGACGCCGCGCCGCCTGATAGGCGAACCCTTGAAACGCCGCGACGCGGTGCCCTTCGAAGAAACGTTGCGTCTCCCGGTTCCCGAAACTCCGGATCATGTGCGCCACACTCTAATCCATTTTACGTTCTCCGTAAACCCATATCGAGGATCGCCACCGTGACCACGGCTAGTAGCACCTAGTTGTCCGCCCCGGTGCGGCAATAGCTGGTCGCCGCAGACTAGACGGATTCCGGCGAGCCGGCATCCTTCTTCATCGCATCGTGTCCCCTAGTTCCCTTCTCGCCTAGCTCAACGCCGCGTTCAATTCCGTCATCTGTGCGTCGGTCCGGCTAACGTCGGGATGAGCTGACCTCGCCAGTCGGCGCCACGCGGTGTTGACTTCGTAAACGGACGGCTTCTCGCCCTCGTTGAATCCCAGGACGTCGCGCCAAGGTCGCTTCGTAGGAGGTCGAGCCTTCCGGTTACCGCCACCGCGTCCTGCTTGACGCCGCGCGCCCTGAGGATCATTGCGTTTTGGCGACCTGCGAAGCCGGTTTGTAGTGGTTTCTTCCACCGTCCGGACATTTCACATAGGAAAGCGAACCAGAGGATGCAGAGGACCAGTACAATGGCGATGTCTAAAGAGTCTGGTTTCGACACAGAAACCAGAGCAACCACGGGCGGGCCAACTACAACGGCGATCACAATGATGGCATTGATGATCTTGAGAGTGTCGTTCATCCCGCCAAAGATGGACCAGTGGTTGTCAACCCTTTCTTGACCGGGCCATCTTCGCCGGCGGCGGGGGCTCAAACCCCAGCCCGGCCTTGGGTCCTAGCCGAGTACGCGCGCGCCATCTCCGGCGCCCACTCAGCCAGCTTGCGGCGGTTGGGGTCCCTGTTGTTGAGATCATGACCAGATTGGCCCTGCCAGCAATACACCAAGGGTGAAGCCGACGGAGAGTCCCACGACGACACGATATCATCGGCATGCAGAACACAACAGAGGACAAGGCCGGGACGGATCGCCTCTACCAGTTTGCTCACCGGTGCGAATTCACGCTGGCACAGTCTTGCTAGTTTGGCTTCGGCCCGGCGGACCCCACTCCCACGGTGAATCGCAACCCGACACTTCGCAAGGTTGGTCCATGCGATCTCCCTCCCGCTCACGCCAATCTTGCGTCGTAGGCTTCCGGGTCGAACCCGGCGAAGTCGAACAGGCACACGCCTCCCAAAGTTCGGACATACGGCCAGCCCTCCGGACCAATTAGGGTTCCCCACCGCTCATCCTCCCCGAGTGGCGGATTCGACAGAATGGCCTTCCGCGACCTGATTCCTTCAAATCGTTCTTCGCTCGTCGTGTGCCACAGGCCACCACGTAGCGTCTCCATTGCTTCCTTAGCGTCCAATGTCATCCGTCCCTAGCCACCGGAATACGCCGCATAGGACTCCACTTGAGGACCCCCCACAAGTGGCCGGCAACAGCGGCATGCCCGCAACCAGCGGCGTTTCCGTAGTCATGGAGCGGCGACATTCGCGTCCGGCTTTACCACGATGTCCGACACCTTGTGCCGAACCTCCATTCGAGTTCGAAGCCCGCTGGGGCGAGCGCTACCCGGCGGTGGTCCCGGCTTGGCGGCGGGCCTGAGAGCATGTGGTACTGATGTTCGCCTTCCCGCCGGCCATCCGCAAGATGATATACACGACCAACGCTCTGGAGAGCCTGCACCGGTCGTTGCGCAAGATCATCAAGACTCGGGAAGTTTCCCGACCGACTAGGCGGCGGCAAAGTTACTGTTCCTGGAGATCCGAAATGCCGGGGTCCGTTGGCGGCGCCCTATTGACTAGACCGGTGCGATGGGGCAGTTTGCCATTCTGTTCGAGGATCGCTTTCCGGGCCACCGATCGCTGAGTCTGGACAGCCCTATGCCCTCGGCGCCGCTCACACAGAACTCCGGACACACCCCCGGCTGTACCTCAACCCAATCTGTACACACAGTTACCGAAATCCGACCAAAATCTTTTCCGCGATGTCTCGCGATATAGTCTCGCCTGCCTCCAGCCCAAATCGCCTAAACGCCCGCTCAAAAACACGCTTACAGTCAATGAAAAGGTTTCGTGGCGTCAGAGCGGTTGTGTTTTCGATAATAAAGTCAATCGCTTCTTCCTCGAACGGGAAAAAGGTTCCCGCATGCCCCGAGTCCTCGACTCTGGAATGATCCAGTTGAGACCTGAGAAATTCCTTTGCCTCCGAATCCTCAAGCATCGGCACTTCAATGTATGGCATCGTCAATCTCTTCAGCAAATGCTGTGACATGATGGCCTCAATGAGCGCCGTGGCCGCCGAGAAACTAATCAAGAGCCCAAACCGGTACGGAAGCCCGTTAATCAGTTCCCGCAAACCGCTAAATACAAGCTCGCTTTCCGTAGCCTTGGCGTCTATGAGAAGCTCACCTTCATCCAAGAACAAATACACAGACTCATAGATCCTCTCGCTAGGCCGTAACTCCGCGGTGACGACACGGAACAGGTCAGCCAGCACCTTCGCCGCCAAAAAATCTGAATCGATCTTCCCATCATACTCGTCACCACTACAGTTTTCTTGTCCGCTCAGAAATCGCAGGACCCGTTCTTCTTCATCCACACCCCGTCGCAACAGACGGACCATGCTTCTGTCCTGCGCGGGAAGGTCTCCCATCGTCGGCTCCACGAAGGACGACCTGTCCGCCACGTAACCCACTCCCGCCGCCTCCGCCCGCTCTCCAATGGTCTTATCGGTCTTGTCCCTTACCTCACTGCAGATCTTCCGTAGCACATCCCGTCCAACACAATGTATGATGTACTTATATAACTCCAAGAAATTCAGCTTCGCGGCGACTCTCGGCCGCTCAAGATAGACGGCTAACGACCGAAACTCTTTTGCATCCTCATCCACCAGCGTCTTCAGATACCTTAATGCATGACTCTTTCCTGCGCCGTACTCTCCGTGAAGTACCGCGAATTCCGTCACACCAATATCCCTCGCCCGAACCCCCTTGACTAGATCAATCAGGTGCTCCTGAAGTGCACGCCGTCCCGCCCAATTGCGCACTGGCCCGTCCGGCACTATAGGGAACGGATCCTGCCGTAGATCGAAATCTGCTAGTTTCATGTCGCTTCCTCCGCCCCTTTTGGCATCTCCCTCGCCAGCCATGCCTCGTACCTAATAGTCCCGGCGCTATTGAGCATGCGCTCGATCTCACGATGGCATGGTGAGTTCACGCCCACACCTTCCATCTCCGCTACTAATTCGTGGTTCCGTCGAAAACCTCCTAACGTGAAGTTCGACGATCCAACAAAGCTCCGGAAATGACCCTTTCGGTATTCCATATGATAGAGCTTAGCGTGTAAGAATGGATTGGTCAGGACAAACACTTCAACGTCATTCACCGCGAGTCTCTTGGCCGCTTCCACGGATAGAACCGAGTTCCCGTGACCTGGTGGCCGTGTGATTACTCTGATCACGTCGACTCCCTTCTTCCGCTGAAACTCGCAAAAATACACGATGTCTCGAAACGGTTCTGGCATTTTATCAAA encodes:
- a CDS encoding restriction endonuclease, whose amino-acid sequence is MPIGDYQSLMLPTLKALADGAESPLGEIRERVAVSEKLTDQEVSEKLPSGRQTVLSNRVGWALLGMERAGLVERVRRAVYRLTDEGGRLLARGLERVDDHVLATYPAFADWKMRERQPRIDPAHESDGSKETPEETLTRAADEMRAMLEVELLDRVRRAAPAVLEQVAVDLLRSMGYGGGDADRGRVTGGTGDGGIDGTIREDALGLDEVYVQAKKYAEGRAVGEGDLRNFAGAIDAAGTTKGVFVTTAVFTKSARDYVERSPKRIVLIDGEELARLMVQHNVGVRTRDRFEIKRIDQDYFDQDSI
- a CDS encoding HigA family addiction module antitoxin; translation: MNLRNGMRPVHPGEILRDELEELDLTAKALANALGVPVNRVTMILNGQRGVSADTALRLARYFGTTPQLWMNLQKTWEIRRAEIETGCEIAERVTPRQSVA
- a CDS encoding type II toxin-antitoxin system RelE/ParE family toxin; its protein translation is MIRSFGNRETQRFFEGHRVAAFQGFAYQAARRLVLLDSAETLRDLSALRGNRLEALRGDRAGQYSIRINAQWRICFRWTDDGPCNVEIVDYH
- a CDS encoding phospholipase D-like domain-containing protein; amino-acid sequence: MIREERALETLTAKDVLYTKEFYRRFLYSLSEPISKLVICSPYFDKMPEPFRDIVYFCEFQRKKGVDVIRVITRPPGHGNSVLSVEAAKRLAVNDVEVFVLTNPFLHAKLYHMEYRKGHFRSFVGSSNFTLGGFRRNHELVAEMEGVGVNSPCHREIERMLNSAGTIRYEAWLAREMPKGAEEAT